The following proteins are co-located in the Primulina tabacum isolate GXHZ01 chromosome 11, ASM2559414v2, whole genome shotgun sequence genome:
- the LOC142518244 gene encoding heterodimeric geranylgeranyl pyrophosphate synthase small subunit, chloroplastic — protein sequence MVFPTIATASPQVPFPKTTSRIIRRPIRCGSASVSTQFDLKTYWTSLIKEIDQKLDEAIPVQYPQRIYEAMRYSVLAKGAKRSPPVMCVAACEIFGGNRQAAFPTACALEMVHAASLIHDDLPCMDDDPSRRGQPSNHTKFGVDMAILAGDALFPLGFRHIVSHTPTDIIPEARLIRVIAEIARAVGSTGMAAGQFMDLEGGPNAVDFVQEKKFGEMGQCSAVCGGLLAGASDDEIQHLRQYGQAVGVLYQVVDDILEAKSGTGGGEKKRKAKSYVSAYGVEKAIKVAEDLKSQAKRALDGFEKYGERVLPLYSFVDYAADRGFSMGESV from the exons ATGGTGTTCCCTACAATAGCCACAGCATCTCCACAGGTTCCCTTCCCGAAGACGACTTCGCGGATCATACGCCGCCCAATCCGGTGCGGCTCCGCTTCGGTATCTACTCAATTTGATCTCAAAACCTACTGGACCTCTCTGATTAAGGAGATCGACCAGAAACTCGATGAGGCTATTCCAGTGCAGTACCCGCAGCGGATCTATGAAGCCATGCGTTACTCGGTTCTGGCTAAAGGCGCCAAAAGATCGCCGCCGGTCATGTGTGTCGCCGCCTGTGAGATTTTTGGTGGTAATCGCCAAGCCGCCTTCCCCACTGCCTGTGCTCTTGAAATG GTTCATGCTGCTTCGCTTATCCACGATGACTTGCCATGTATGGATGATGACCCGTCTCGAAGGGGCCAACCCTCTAATCATACGAAATTTGGAGTTGACATGGCAATACTAGCTGGGGATGCATTGTTCCCTCTTGGTTTCCGCCACATTGTTTCACACACCCCAACTGATATCATCCCTGAGGCTCGCCTCATTCGGGTAATTGCTGAGATTGCAAGAGCAGTTGGGTCCACTGGCATGGCTGCTGGTCAGTTTATGGACCTCGAGGGTGGACCAAATGCAGTTGACTTTGTCCAAGAAAAGAAGTTTGGTGAGATGGGTCAGTGCTCAGCAGTGTGTGGAGGCCTTTTAGCTGGTGCTTCGGATGATGAGATTCAGCATCTGAGACAATATGGACAGGCTGTGGGTGTTTTGTATCAGGTGGTTGATGATATTCTGGAAGCAAAATCAGGGACGGGCGGTGGCGAGAAAAAAAGGAAAGCTAAAAGTTATGTATCTGCATACGGTGTTGAGAAGGCGATAAAAGTGGCCGAGGATCTGAAGTCTCAAGCTAAAAGGGCATTGGATGGATTCGAGAAATACGGTGAGAGAGTTCTGCCGTTATACAGTTTTGTAGATTATGCTGCTGATAGAGGTTTTAGCATGGGCGAATCAGTGTAA